The proteins below are encoded in one region of Geobacter sp.:
- the ccsB gene encoding c-type cytochrome biogenesis protein CcsB codes for MSSSLLFNITTLSYMVSMLLFFAFLASRNKGVGLAASGVAYAGWLIQTAAILLRWKESYAMGHGHAPLSNLYESVVFFAWTIILIYGIIEMKYKYRVVGAFVVPFALLGMAWAQLGLSSGIEPLVPALQSNWLLYHVITCFLGYAAFAVACGISIMYLIKERHESATGGDGQAGGVMATFPSVRVLDDLNYKAIMIGFPLLTLGIVTGAAWANYAWGTYWSWDPKETWSLIVWFIYAAFLHARITRGWVGRRAAFLSIIGFAATIFCYLGVNLFLSGLHSYGGK; via the coding sequence ATGTCCAGTTCCCTGCTGTTCAATATCACCACCCTCTCCTACATGGTGTCGATGCTGCTCTTTTTTGCATTCCTTGCCAGCAGGAACAAAGGAGTGGGACTTGCCGCCAGTGGCGTCGCCTATGCCGGCTGGCTCATTCAGACCGCTGCGATCCTGCTTCGCTGGAAAGAGTCCTATGCCATGGGGCATGGCCATGCTCCCCTGTCCAACCTCTATGAGTCCGTGGTCTTCTTTGCCTGGACCATCATCCTGATTTACGGCATCATCGAAATGAAATACAAATACCGGGTCGTGGGCGCCTTTGTCGTTCCCTTTGCCCTGCTCGGCATGGCCTGGGCGCAACTCGGTCTGAGCAGCGGCATCGAACCACTGGTTCCCGCGCTTCAGAGCAACTGGCTTCTCTACCACGTCATCACCTGCTTCCTGGGGTATGCTGCCTTTGCCGTGGCGTGCGGCATCTCGATCATGTACCTCATCAAGGAGCGTCACGAATCGGCAACCGGCGGCGATGGCCAGGCCGGCGGCGTCATGGCCACATTCCCGTCGGTGCGGGTGCTGGATGACCTCAACTACAAGGCGATCATGATCGGCTTTCCGCTCTTGACGCTGGGCATCGTCACCGGCGCAGCCTGGGCCAACTATGCCTGGGGCACCTACTGGAGCTGGGACCCGAAGGAGACCTGGTCGCTGATTGTCTGGTTCATCTACGCCGCCTTTCTCCATGCCCGCATCACCCGTGGATGGGTGGGCCGGCGGGCGGCATTCCTCTCCATCATCGGTTTTGCGGCGACCATCTTCTGCTATCTCGGGGTTAACCTCTTCCTTTCCGGCCTGCACAGTTATGGCGGCAAGTAA
- a CDS encoding cytochrome C, translated as MKKSIVALFAVVAFAGTAFGADVIEMKKGVSFNHKEHKAAVGDCKKCHEKGPGKIEGFGKDWAHKTCKGCHADMKKGPTSCKDCHKK; from the coding sequence ATGAAAAAGTCTATCGTTGCTCTGTTTGCTGTTGTCGCATTCGCCGGGACCGCCTTTGGCGCAGACGTCATCGAGATGAAGAAAGGCGTGTCTTTCAACCACAAAGAGCACAAGGCTGCTGTCGGCGATTGCAAGAAGTGCCATGAGAAGGGTCCTGGCAAAATCGAAGGGTTCGGCAAGGACTGGGCGCACAAGACCTGCAAAGGTTGCCATGCCGACATGAAGAAGGGTCCGACCAGCTGCAAGGACTGCCACAAGAAGTAA
- a CDS encoding glycosyltransferase, which translates to MLPSITIIIPVKPGGRVRALDALTAVEYPRPLLDVIVAEGNSPSRQRNRAAREARGDILYFLDDDSMVSPGMLQAVVAHYADAKVAAVGGPSLTPAGDSMLQQSIGAALGSLVGGGKVRNRYRRVGSARATADHELILCNLSFRREVFLASGGLDERLYPNEENELMERLRFDGWRLIHDPCLAVERSQRPTYRAFVRQLFSYGRGRAEQTRISGRISPASLLPVLLLLYLAMLPFAQNPVYSVPLLCYGGAVLASAGWEALQRRRFEFFPLLMLLLPTLHLAYGAGMIMGALSPRYLRSKEPATVTLKRFEIGG; encoded by the coding sequence ATGTTACCAAGCATTACCATTATCATACCGGTGAAGCCGGGGGGAAGGGTGCGCGCCCTGGATGCGCTTACCGCTGTCGAGTATCCCCGACCTTTATTGGACGTCATCGTTGCCGAGGGGAACTCTCCCAGCCGTCAGCGCAACCGGGCGGCCCGTGAGGCGCGGGGAGATATCCTCTACTTCCTTGACGACGACTCCATGGTGTCACCTGGCATGCTTCAGGCAGTGGTTGCCCATTATGCCGATGCGAAGGTTGCTGCGGTCGGCGGGCCGTCACTGACCCCGGCCGGCGACTCCATGCTGCAGCAGTCGATCGGTGCTGCGCTCGGGTCGCTCGTCGGTGGCGGCAAGGTGCGCAACCGTTATCGTCGGGTCGGCTCGGCCAGGGCGACCGCTGACCACGAACTGATCCTCTGCAACCTCAGTTTCCGGCGGGAGGTCTTTCTTGCCAGTGGTGGTCTCGACGAGCGGCTCTATCCCAACGAAGAGAATGAGCTGATGGAACGACTCCGTTTCGATGGCTGGCGCTTGATCCACGACCCCTGCCTGGCCGTTGAGCGGAGCCAGCGTCCCACGTATCGGGCCTTTGTCCGGCAGCTCTTCTCCTATGGCCGTGGACGCGCCGAGCAGACCCGAATCAGCGGGCGGATCAGTCCGGCCAGCCTGCTGCCGGTACTCCTGTTGCTCTATCTGGCGATGCTCCCCTTTGCCCAGAACCCTGTTTACTCTGTCCCCCTTTTGTGTTATGGAGGAGCAGTTCTGGCCAGTGCCGGCTGGGAGGCGCTGCAGAGGAGGCGTTTCGAGTTCTTCCCCTTGCTGATGCTGTTGCTCCCCACGCTGCACCTCGCCTATGGTGCCGGCATGATCATGGGAGCGCTCTCTCCGAGGTATCTACGGAGCAAGGAGCCGGCGACCGTGACCCTGAAAAGGTTCGAGATCGGCGGCTGA
- a CDS encoding cytochrome c biogenesis protein ResB, with the protein MTTQKQGFLQSLWDFFCSLKLSISLLIGLALVSIIGTVIPQAPSIPEEYIRSLSQTKLQLYDKLGFFDMYHSWWFILLLYLLTVNLVACSIKRLPRVWKIVSEPNLIFDEGLERSLSLTRDLKLKGDAASLKDKLTGFLSSEFATPVVTEQNGEIHLFAQKNPWCRLGVYVVHLSIIIIFIGALIGSFYGYKAYVQIVEGSSVSAAQGRNDKMVDLGFAVKLEKFSVSFYNTGAPKEFKSILTILENGQPVPGYVNIPVVVNDPLTYKGFTFYQSSYGPASEGGTFYFTMRERKGGAPVRVAAHQGDMVQLPGGRTMRVVESTQDVSPVIPQLSGPAARVEVHAPGKQPESFIVFRNYPELDAERGGDLIFTYDGSDEKFYTGLQVAKDPGVWVVWLGCTLMVVGIIMAFFLSHKRLWVRIAANGRVVVGGSASKNQPAFQGAFETLVDKMEKL; encoded by the coding sequence TTGACTACGCAAAAACAAGGTTTTCTGCAGAGCCTGTGGGATTTCTTCTGTTCCCTCAAGCTCTCCATCTCCCTCCTCATCGGCCTCGCCCTGGTTTCGATCATTGGCACGGTCATTCCGCAGGCCCCGAGTATTCCGGAAGAGTATATCCGGTCGTTGAGCCAGACCAAGCTGCAGCTCTATGACAAACTGGGTTTCTTCGACATGTACCACTCGTGGTGGTTCATTCTCCTGCTCTACCTGCTGACCGTCAACCTGGTGGCCTGTTCCATCAAGCGGCTCCCCCGCGTCTGGAAGATCGTTTCCGAGCCGAACCTGATCTTCGACGAAGGGCTGGAGCGCTCGCTGTCGCTCACCCGTGATCTGAAGCTGAAGGGAGACGCCGCAAGCCTGAAGGACAAGCTGACCGGGTTTCTTTCCAGTGAATTCGCGACTCCGGTTGTAACCGAACAGAACGGCGAGATCCACCTTTTCGCACAGAAGAACCCCTGGTGCCGTCTCGGCGTGTATGTGGTCCACCTCAGCATCATCATCATCTTCATCGGCGCACTGATCGGCTCCTTTTACGGTTACAAGGCCTATGTCCAGATCGTCGAAGGATCGAGCGTTTCCGCGGCCCAGGGCCGCAACGACAAGATGGTCGACCTCGGCTTTGCTGTAAAGCTGGAAAAATTTTCGGTTTCGTTCTACAACACCGGCGCTCCCAAGGAGTTCAAGAGCATCCTGACGATCCTGGAGAATGGGCAGCCGGTGCCGGGGTATGTCAATATCCCGGTTGTCGTCAACGACCCGCTGACCTACAAGGGTTTCACCTTCTACCAGTCCAGCTACGGCCCGGCGAGCGAGGGGGGGACCTTTTACTTCACCATGCGTGAACGCAAGGGAGGAGCCCCGGTTCGGGTGGCTGCCCACCAGGGGGATATGGTGCAACTCCCCGGCGGCCGCACCATGCGCGTTGTGGAGTCGACCCAGGATGTCAGCCCGGTGATCCCCCAGCTCAGTGGCCCGGCTGCGCGGGTAGAGGTCCATGCGCCCGGCAAGCAGCCCGAGTCGTTCATCGTTTTTCGCAACTATCCCGAACTCGATGCAGAGCGCGGCGGCGACCTGATTTTCACCTATGACGGCTCCGACGAGAAATTCTATACCGGCCTGCAGGTTGCCAAGGACCCCGGTGTCTGGGTTGTCTGGCTCGGCTGTACCCTTATGGTGGTGGGGATCATCATGGCGTTCTTCCTGTCCCACAAACGTCTTTGGGTCAGGATAGCTGCAAACGGCCGCGTTGTTGTCGGCGGGAGCGCCAGCAAAAACCAGCCGGCTTTCCAGGGGGCCTTTGAAACCCTTGTCGATAAGATGGAAAAACTGTAA
- the purE gene encoding 5-(carboxyamino)imidazole ribonucleotide mutase, with amino-acid sequence MKPLVLILMGSDSDLPVMEETAKVLDAFQVPYEMRVSSAHRSPARTAELAAGADGRGIKVIIAAAGMAAHLAGVVAAETCLPVIGVPIGGGPLNGVDALYAMVQMPGGIPVATMAIGKAGAKNAGILAVQMLAIADTRLVAGLADFKRQLAEEVAAKDEALQLARARG; translated from the coding sequence ATGAAACCACTGGTGCTGATACTCATGGGAAGCGATTCCGACCTGCCGGTGATGGAGGAGACGGCCAAGGTGCTGGATGCCTTCCAGGTCCCTTACGAGATGCGGGTCTCCTCCGCGCACCGGTCGCCGGCCAGGACGGCCGAGCTGGCAGCGGGCGCCGACGGTCGCGGCATCAAGGTGATCATCGCTGCAGCCGGCATGGCGGCTCATCTGGCAGGGGTCGTGGCGGCAGAGACCTGCCTGCCGGTTATCGGCGTTCCCATCGGCGGCGGTCCCCTCAACGGGGTGGATGCCCTCTATGCCATGGTGCAGATGCCGGGCGGGATTCCGGTGGCGACCATGGCCATCGGCAAGGCCGGGGCCAAAAATGCGGGCATCCTGGCAGTGCAGATGCTGGCGATTGCCGACACGCGTCTGGTCGCTGGGCTGGCCGACTTTAAGCGGCAACTGGCAGAAGAGGTTGCAGCAAAGGACGAGGCGCTGCAACTGGCCCGTGCACGCGGCTGA
- the purH gene encoding bifunctional phosphoribosylaminoimidazolecarboxamide formyltransferase/IMP cyclohydrolase — MAQIKRALISVSDKTGIIEFARELATYGVEILSTGGTAKLLREAGLTVKDVSEFTGFPEMLDGRVKTLHPKVHGGLLGMRSNPEHVATMQQHGIEPIDLVAVNLYPFEATVAKADCTLEDAIENIDIGGPTMLRSAAKNNADVTVIVDPVDYRTVLDEMKANGGAVAKQTNFRLAVKVYQHTAAYDGAISNWLGARTGEGVERFPDTLTFQYRKAQGMRYGENPHQSAAFYVERDVREACISTARQLQGKELSYNNIGDTDAALECVKQFSEGPACVIVKHANPCGVAIGANLLDAYDRAYKTDPESAFGGIIAFNGELDEATAKAICDRQFVEVIIAPKVTPGAVAAVAAKKNVRLLECGQWPAAPLQRLDFKRVNGGILVQDTDLALHGDLKVVTTRQPTEKEMVDLLFTWRICKFVKSNAIVYGRDGMTIGVGAGQMSRVNSARIAAIKAEHAGLEVRGAVMASDAFFPFRDGIDNAAAVGISAVIQPGGSMRDEEVIAAANEHGMAMVFTGMRHFRH; from the coding sequence ATGGCACAGATCAAGCGGGCGCTGATCAGCGTCTCAGACAAGACCGGCATCATCGAATTTGCACGGGAACTCGCCACCTACGGCGTCGAGATACTCTCCACCGGCGGCACGGCCAAGCTTCTGCGCGAGGCGGGGCTCACGGTCAAGGACGTCTCCGAGTTCACCGGGTTCCCCGAGATGCTGGACGGCCGGGTGAAGACCCTTCATCCCAAGGTCCATGGCGGGCTGCTGGGGATGCGGAGCAACCCCGAGCACGTGGCGACCATGCAGCAGCACGGGATCGAGCCGATCGACCTGGTGGCCGTGAATCTCTACCCGTTCGAGGCAACCGTGGCCAAGGCCGACTGCACCCTTGAGGATGCCATCGAGAATATCGATATCGGCGGACCGACCATGCTCCGCTCCGCTGCCAAGAACAATGCCGATGTCACGGTGATCGTCGATCCCGTCGATTACCGGACCGTGCTCGACGAGATGAAGGCGAATGGCGGCGCGGTCGCGAAGCAGACCAATTTCCGACTGGCGGTCAAGGTCTACCAGCACACCGCAGCCTACGACGGTGCCATCTCCAACTGGCTCGGCGCCCGGACCGGCGAGGGGGTGGAGCGGTTCCCCGACACCCTCACCTTCCAGTACCGCAAGGCCCAGGGGATGCGGTATGGCGAGAACCCGCACCAGTCGGCAGCCTTCTATGTCGAGCGCGACGTCCGGGAGGCTTGTATCTCCACGGCCCGACAGCTCCAGGGGAAGGAACTTTCCTATAACAACATCGGCGATACCGACGCGGCGCTCGAATGCGTCAAACAGTTCAGCGAGGGGCCGGCCTGCGTCATCGTCAAGCACGCCAACCCGTGCGGCGTGGCTATCGGCGCGAACCTTCTCGACGCCTACGACCGGGCCTACAAGACCGATCCCGAATCGGCCTTCGGCGGGATCATCGCCTTCAATGGCGAGTTGGACGAGGCGACCGCCAAGGCTATCTGCGACCGCCAGTTCGTGGAAGTGATTATCGCCCCGAAGGTGACCCCCGGTGCAGTGGCGGCAGTGGCGGCGAAAAAGAACGTCCGCCTGCTCGAATGCGGGCAGTGGCCGGCAGCGCCGCTGCAAAGGCTCGATTTCAAGCGGGTGAACGGCGGCATCCTCGTCCAGGATACCGATCTCGCCCTCCATGGCGACCTCAAGGTGGTCACCACCCGCCAGCCGACCGAGAAGGAGATGGTCGACCTGCTCTTTACCTGGCGGATCTGCAAGTTCGTCAAGTCCAACGCCATCGTCTACGGCAGGGACGGCATGACCATCGGCGTCGGTGCCGGCCAGATGAGCCGGGTGAACTCGGCCAGGATCGCGGCCATCAAGGCGGAACATGCCGGCCTGGAGGTCAGGGGGGCGGTCATGGCCTCCGATGCCTTCTTCCCTTTCCGCGACGGCATCGACAATGCCGCAGCGGTCGGCATCAGCGCGGTGATCCAGCCCGGCGGCAGCATGCGCGACGAAGAGGTGATCGCCGCGGCCAACGAACACGGCATGGCCATGGTCTTCACCGGCATGCGCCACTTCAGGCACTGA
- a CDS encoding 6-bladed beta-propeller, which translates to MRSMLRLKWILVTLCVMLTACAAPQKARERYFWPGPPDIPRVEWLGFYQGKGQLATPGFLSEVLGEDLGMTLGFPVFAAGDGMGRLYVSDHKLAGVMIFDFPGKTVRMLGAKDFPEGFHRPTGIGFDASGNIYVGDTARKKIYVFNKEEKLAGVFDLSKELKSIGFFAVDKMRKRLIIPDIQGQAIVITDLGGKILSSFGKRGPGDGELNFPSSVALDPQGNIVVCDQMNARIETFTPDGVFKSKFGKRGDGVGEFNIIKAVAVDSEGHIYVTDGRSSKLSLFNDAGEILLQVGGPASEKGGAMVTAGGFNFPNGVFIDQNDTIYVADVFNQRVQMFQYLNEKYLREHPVQAVAEPAAPVKP; encoded by the coding sequence ATGAGATCCATGCTGCGTCTGAAATGGATTCTTGTCACCCTGTGTGTCATGCTGACGGCTTGTGCTGCCCCGCAGAAAGCCCGCGAACGGTATTTCTGGCCGGGTCCGCCGGATATCCCCCGCGTGGAATGGCTCGGTTTCTATCAGGGGAAGGGGCAGCTGGCTACGCCGGGCTTTCTTTCCGAGGTGCTGGGCGAAGATCTCGGGATGACCCTCGGTTTTCCGGTATTTGCCGCAGGGGATGGCATGGGCAGGTTGTATGTTTCCGATCATAAGTTGGCCGGGGTGATGATCTTCGATTTCCCTGGCAAGACGGTCAGGATGCTGGGCGCGAAGGATTTCCCGGAAGGATTCCACCGGCCGACCGGGATAGGGTTTGATGCCAGCGGCAACATCTATGTCGGTGATACGGCGAGGAAAAAGATCTATGTTTTCAATAAGGAGGAAAAGCTGGCAGGCGTGTTCGATCTGAGCAAAGAGCTCAAGTCGATCGGCTTCTTTGCCGTTGACAAGATGCGTAAACGCCTGATTATCCCTGATATCCAGGGCCAGGCGATTGTCATTACCGATCTTGGCGGCAAGATTCTCTCCAGCTTCGGCAAGCGTGGTCCGGGAGATGGCGAGCTCAACTTCCCCTCTTCGGTTGCCCTCGATCCCCAGGGGAATATCGTTGTCTGCGACCAGATGAATGCACGGATCGAAACCTTTACCCCCGATGGCGTCTTTAAGTCCAAGTTCGGCAAACGGGGCGACGGTGTCGGCGAGTTCAACATCATCAAGGCCGTGGCAGTGGACTCCGAGGGGCATATCTACGTTACCGACGGCCGGAGTAGCAAGCTCTCCCTCTTTAACGATGCCGGTGAGATCCTGCTCCAGGTCGGGGGGCCCGCCTCGGAAAAGGGGGGCGCAATGGTGACGGCAGGCGGATTCAACTTCCCCAACGGCGTCTTCATCGACCAGAACGACACGATCTATGTGGCGGACGTCTTCAACCAGCGGGTACAGATGTTTCAGTATCTGAACGAAAAGTATCTTCGCGAGCATCCGGTGCAGGCTGTTGCAGAGCCTGCTGCTCCGGTGAAGCCGTGA
- a CDS encoding cytochrome C has product MKKLVFAVAAVLAAAAVSYAASGTISGSAHDLSGTTYQSGSTDQICVFCHTPHNAERNIPLWNRVNPTAQTLYYSPTLSTEAKTATFEMDSISAFCMSCHDGVTKVGAIKNLPTNNAGVDTTYPDFGNTLGTNYAAIGNDGQSLKNDHPIGFSYSVAQTQDNVESGTGGLHTISEVKTSFGESGAYQPFYNSARGTDQMECASCHAVHQPGTSKNFLRIENGGSALCLACHAK; this is encoded by the coding sequence ATGAAGAAGCTCGTATTTGCCGTAGCAGCAGTACTGGCCGCAGCTGCCGTTTCCTATGCAGCATCCGGCACCATCAGCGGGTCTGCCCACGACCTCTCAGGCACCACGTACCAGAGCGGAAGCACCGACCAGATCTGTGTTTTCTGCCACACCCCGCACAATGCAGAGCGCAACATCCCGCTCTGGAACCGTGTGAACCCCACTGCCCAGACCCTGTACTACAGCCCGACCCTCTCCACCGAAGCCAAAACCGCAACGTTCGAGATGGACAGCATTTCCGCCTTCTGCATGAGCTGCCATGACGGCGTAACCAAGGTTGGCGCCATCAAGAACCTGCCCACCAACAACGCTGGTGTGGACACGACGTATCCGGACTTCGGCAACACCCTCGGAACCAACTATGCAGCAATCGGCAATGACGGCCAGTCTCTGAAGAACGATCACCCGATCGGCTTCAGCTACTCTGTTGCCCAGACCCAGGACAACGTTGAGAGCGGCACCGGCGGCCTCCACACCATCTCCGAAGTCAAGACCTCCTTTGGTGAGTCCGGCGCTTACCAGCCGTTCTACAACAGCGCCAGGGGTACCGATCAGATGGAATGCGCCAGCTGTCACGCCGTTCACCAGCCGGGCACCAGCAAAAACTTCCTCCGTATCGAAAACGGCGGTTCTGCTCTTTGTCTCGCCTGCCACGCCAAGTAA
- a CDS encoding cytochrome C, whose product MRNWPGYVAALLLVLLPASVSAALQLIYPVEKSWVYRSDYLILKTNDPAVNGIKITVNGIDSDIMQIGSPEYRRAFQDLLIVQPVWDKGKNTLLVEGFSGTQKVQSVATEIFYNPSGDTKLIPQGFIKNTLHTDEDEKLCAHCHSKTPASAKNGSATGSSNCGTCHKKMLEVAYPHEPVKSLTCSYCHSSSGTPRYKVGKRDAPLCFECHADKEADIKKFTYPHGPVAAGYCEICHDPHGTEYPAFMRRPINEVCLSCHEKIAKSPHVVRSSGSEGHPLSGRKDISPKRKGKELSCASCHDPHGGVVRYFLVSRSAERMALCQFCHAK is encoded by the coding sequence ATGAGGAACTGGCCTGGTTATGTCGCTGCATTACTGCTCGTGCTGCTACCGGCGAGCGTGTCGGCAGCCCTGCAACTTATCTACCCGGTCGAAAAGAGCTGGGTCTATCGATCCGACTATCTCATCCTGAAAACGAACGACCCTGCCGTGAATGGCATAAAGATCACGGTCAACGGCATCGACAGCGACATCATGCAGATCGGCTCCCCTGAATATCGCCGGGCATTTCAGGATCTCCTCATTGTCCAGCCGGTCTGGGACAAGGGTAAAAACACCCTGCTCGTGGAGGGCTTCAGCGGCACACAGAAGGTCCAATCGGTCGCTACGGAGATTTTCTACAACCCTTCGGGCGACACCAAGCTGATCCCGCAGGGTTTTATCAAAAATACGCTGCATACCGATGAGGATGAGAAGCTCTGCGCCCATTGTCACAGCAAGACGCCTGCATCAGCCAAAAACGGGTCTGCGACCGGTTCATCGAACTGCGGCACCTGTCACAAGAAGATGCTCGAAGTTGCGTATCCCCATGAACCGGTAAAAAGTCTTACCTGCTCCTATTGCCACAGCAGCAGCGGCACCCCCCGCTACAAGGTCGGCAAGCGCGATGCGCCGCTCTGCTTCGAGTGTCACGCGGACAAGGAAGCCGACATCAAGAAATTCACCTATCCCCATGGACCGGTTGCCGCGGGATACTGTGAAATATGTCATGATCCTCATGGCACCGAATATCCCGCGTTCATGCGCCGTCCCATTAACGAAGTATGTCTTTCCTGTCATGAAAAGATCGCCAAATCACCGCACGTGGTCCGTTCCTCCGGGAGTGAGGGGCATCCGCTGAGCGGGCGCAAGGATATTTCGCCCAAGCGGAAGGGGAAAGAACTATCCTGCGCATCGTGTCATGACCCGCACGGTGGGGTGGTGCGCTATTTCCTGGTAAGCCGTTCCGCGGAAAGAATGGCTCTCTGTCAGTTCTGCCACGCCAAATAG
- the purD gene encoding phosphoribosylamine--glycine ligase: MNILVVGGGGREHALVWKICQSPLVNRVYCAPGNPGIGQMAENVPLAVDDLPGLLAFATARDIDLTVVGPELPLSLGIVDLFEEHGLKIFGARRNAALIEASKAFSKDLMKKYQVPTAAYEVFTEVEPAVAFIDRLGAPIVVKADGLAAGKGVIVAQTRDEAVTAVTDMLSGNAFGAAGSRVVIEEFLRGEEASFLAFTDGRNIIPLASAQDHKAVFDGDTGPNTGGMGAYSPAPVVTKAIHDQVMAEIMQRTVDGMAAEGRPYRGVLYAGLMIDGTSVKTLEFNARFGDPECQPLLMRLKSDIVPVLMAVAEGDISGISLEWHDQAAVCVVMASAGYPGDYRKGDAIHGLDTAAALEDLFVFHAGTVLDQGRIVTSGGRVLGVTALGPTVRAAIDRAYRGVAAINWEGVHFRTDIGKKAMGRE; the protein is encoded by the coding sequence ATGAATATTCTCGTTGTCGGCGGTGGTGGCCGCGAACATGCGCTGGTCTGGAAGATCTGCCAGTCGCCCCTGGTGAACCGGGTCTATTGCGCTCCGGGGAATCCGGGGATCGGCCAGATGGCCGAGAATGTGCCGCTTGCGGTGGACGATCTGCCGGGACTCCTGGCCTTTGCCACTGCCCGTGATATCGACCTGACCGTGGTCGGGCCCGAACTGCCGCTCTCCCTGGGGATCGTCGATCTCTTTGAAGAGCATGGCCTGAAGATATTCGGCGCTCGCCGCAATGCGGCGCTGATCGAGGCGAGCAAGGCCTTTTCCAAGGACCTGATGAAGAAGTACCAGGTGCCGACCGCAGCCTACGAGGTCTTTACCGAGGTGGAACCGGCGGTTGCCTTCATCGACCGGCTCGGTGCCCCCATTGTGGTGAAGGCTGACGGCCTTGCCGCCGGCAAGGGGGTCATTGTCGCCCAGACCCGCGACGAGGCGGTCACGGCGGTAACGGACATGCTTTCGGGTAATGCCTTTGGCGCGGCTGGATCGCGGGTGGTGATCGAGGAGTTTCTCCGGGGGGAGGAGGCATCGTTTCTCGCCTTCACCGACGGCCGGAACATCATCCCGCTCGCTTCGGCCCAGGACCACAAGGCGGTCTTCGACGGCGACACCGGGCCGAACACCGGTGGCATGGGGGCCTATTCTCCGGCACCGGTGGTGACCAAGGCCATCCACGATCAGGTCATGGCCGAGATCATGCAGCGTACCGTCGACGGCATGGCTGCCGAGGGGCGACCCTATCGCGGCGTCCTTTATGCCGGGCTGATGATCGACGGGACCTCGGTGAAGACCCTGGAGTTCAATGCCCGTTTTGGCGACCCCGAGTGCCAGCCCCTCCTGATGCGGCTCAAGTCGGACATCGTGCCGGTGCTCATGGCGGTGGCCGAGGGGGACATCAGCGGGATCAGCCTCGAATGGCACGACCAGGCAGCGGTCTGCGTGGTCATGGCCTCTGCAGGGTATCCCGGCGACTACCGCAAGGGGGACGCGATCCATGGCCTCGACACGGCGGCTGCACTGGAGGACCTGTTCGTGTTCCATGCCGGCACTGTGCTCGATCAGGGGCGGATCGTCACCAGCGGCGGCCGGGTTCTGGGGGTCACTGCCCTGGGGCCGACGGTCCGGGCTGCCATCGACCGGGCGTATCGGGGTGTTGCGGCCATCAACTGGGAAGGGGTGCATTTCCGCACCGATATCGGCAAAAAGGCAATGGGCCGGGAATAG
- a CDS encoding glycosyltransferase, whose amino-acid sequence MDLSIVVPIFNESDNLPILCERVTAALAESGIGYEVILVDDGSTDGSFEIMKGMALADRRWKVIRFRRNFGQTAAMAAGFSAASGRVVIPMDGDLQNDPADIPMLLAKIDEGYDVVSGWRMNRQDTFSRRLPSVLANRLISRLTSVHLHDYGCTLKAYRREVLDGINLYGEMHRFVPALASQIGARVAELPVRHHPRLHGTSKYGLSRTMRVVLDLMTVMFLLSYSTKPIQLFGKWGIYSFFAGTLSGAITLYMKLFEHTSMNRNPLLILTAFLLFMGVQFIALGLLGELNARTYYEAQGKPIYAVRETINVDREA is encoded by the coding sequence ATGGACTTAAGCATTGTGGTGCCCATATTCAACGAGTCCGACAACCTGCCCATCCTCTGTGAGCGGGTGACGGCCGCGCTTGCGGAGAGCGGCATCGGCTACGAGGTCATCCTGGTGGATGATGGCTCCACCGACGGCTCCTTCGAGATAATGAAAGGGATGGCGCTTGCGGACCGTCGCTGGAAGGTGATCCGTTTTCGCCGCAATTTCGGGCAGACAGCCGCCATGGCGGCAGGATTCTCCGCAGCTTCCGGCCGCGTGGTGATCCCGATGGATGGGGACCTGCAGAACGACCCGGCCGACATCCCGATGCTTTTGGCCAAGATCGACGAGGGGTACGACGTGGTGTCGGGCTGGCGGATGAACCGGCAGGACACCTTCAGCCGCCGCCTGCCGTCGGTGCTCGCCAACCGCCTCATTTCCCGGTTGACCTCCGTGCACCTGCATGACTACGGCTGTACCCTCAAGGCCTATCGCCGCGAGGTCCTGGACGGGATCAACCTCTACGGGGAGATGCACCGCTTTGTCCCGGCGCTCGCCTCCCAGATCGGCGCCCGCGTTGCCGAACTACCGGTGCGCCATCATCCGCGGCTCCACGGAACCAGCAAATACGGCCTATCCCGGACCATGCGGGTGGTGCTCGACCTGATGACGGTCATGTTCCTTCTCTCCTACTCGACCAAGCCGATCCAGCTCTTCGGCAAATGGGGCATCTACTCCTTTTTCGCCGGAACCCTCTCCGGCGCCATCACGCTCTATATGAAACTGTTCGAGCATACCAGCATGAACCGGAACCCGCTCCTGATCCTTACGGCGTTTCTCCTCTTCATGGGGGTCCAGTTCATTGCACTTGGGCTTTTGGGGGAACTCAACGCCAGGACCTACTACGAGGCGCAGGGAAAACCGATTTACGCGGTGCGGGAAACGATAAACGTGGACCGCGAAGCGTGA